One Chitinispirillum alkaliphilum genomic region harbors:
- a CDS encoding Phosphoenolpyruvate-protein phosphotransferase of PTS system — translation MRKHKPQERIFYGTGISDGLAMGRAVIYTDILLRDHELYTIGQKDVKEELNRIEMAFREVSNDLHASALRIEKELNSHMAGIFRAQIEILNDKLLLDEIKAELETELINAEQIIKRVFRKWELRFRQLNDEQMSCKADDILDLSRKMLRALIGIHAHTLEHLPQGSIIVAKRLLPSDTVFLSRNNTRGIVTEFGGPASHAALLTKEIGVPALSKIPDVINIIENRDLILLDCINGHLVINPEEKTRKNFEKRIEERKVYLINSSKSCCEASIRKNGQVVSVLANVSCRRDVEVALKNGAEGIGLFRIENIYLSRKLPPTTQELIDEIRHTIEPAQDKMITIRLLDVGGDKKLTYLNYSSGEDSFLGRRGVRFLLEFPELLYTQFNALIKLSENFNIRILVPMVTFFQEMGLIREIFDDLTTGLQREKPIQLGAMIETPAAALCVEEFLPFVDFLSIGTNDLTQYTMAVGRENSSVTQYFVENHPSIIKMIDHVVKNSGGIPISICGELAAKFEAISTLVDSGIGTLSVAPSLIPQVKNVIREC, via the coding sequence ATGAGAAAACATAAACCACAGGAACGAATTTTTTATGGCACAGGCATATCTGATGGCCTTGCAATGGGGCGAGCTGTTATATACACAGATATTCTGCTCAGAGATCATGAACTTTATACTATAGGGCAAAAAGATGTAAAAGAGGAACTTAACAGAATAGAAATGGCCTTCAGGGAGGTATCAAATGACCTTCATGCCTCTGCTTTGCGCATTGAAAAAGAACTTAACTCTCATATGGCAGGGATATTCAGAGCGCAGATAGAGATCCTCAACGATAAACTGCTTTTAGATGAAATAAAGGCTGAGTTAGAAACTGAGCTGATAAATGCTGAGCAAATTATTAAAAGGGTGTTTCGAAAATGGGAGCTGCGCTTCAGACAACTCAATGATGAGCAGATGTCATGCAAAGCTGACGATATATTGGACTTAAGCAGAAAAATGCTTAGAGCTCTTATTGGAATTCACGCACACACCCTTGAACATCTTCCTCAGGGAAGTATCATTGTTGCTAAACGTTTGTTACCCTCAGACACCGTATTTCTATCAAGGAATAATACCCGTGGCATAGTAACGGAATTTGGTGGGCCAGCCAGTCATGCTGCACTTCTTACAAAAGAGATCGGGGTGCCAGCTTTAAGCAAAATTCCTGATGTTATCAATATCATTGAAAACAGAGATTTAATTTTGCTTGACTGTATTAATGGGCATTTGGTGATTAATCCAGAAGAGAAGACCAGAAAGAACTTTGAGAAAAGAATTGAGGAGAGAAAGGTCTATCTGATCAATTCGAGTAAGAGTTGCTGTGAGGCATCAATCCGAAAGAATGGGCAGGTGGTTAGTGTATTGGCAAATGTAAGTTGCAGGCGTGATGTTGAGGTAGCTTTGAAAAATGGAGCAGAAGGTATAGGTTTGTTCAGAATAGAAAATATCTATCTTTCACGTAAATTGCCACCTACAACTCAGGAACTTATAGATGAAATCAGGCATACAATTGAACCTGCTCAGGATAAGATGATAACAATACGTCTTCTGGATGTCGGGGGAGATAAAAAGCTTACTTATCTCAATTACTCCTCTGGGGAGGATTCCTTTCTGGGAAGAAGGGGAGTACGCTTCCTGCTTGAGTTCCCCGAGCTTCTCTACACTCAATTCAATGCTTTGATTAAACTTTCTGAAAATTTCAATATCAGAATTTTAGTTCCTATGGTGACTTTCTTTCAGGAAATGGGATTGATAAGAGAAATATTTGATGATTTGACCACCGGGTTGCAGAGAGAAAAACCAATTCAACTTGGTGCGATGATTGAAACCCCTGCTGCCGCTTTGTGTGTGGAAGAATTCCTTCCGTTTGTGGACTTTCTGAGTATTGGGACAAATGATCTGACACAATACACCATGGCCGTTGGTCGGGAAAACAGTAGTGTAACGCAGTATTTTGTGGAAAATCACCCATCCATTATCAAAATGATCGATCATGTGGTGAAAAATTCTGGTGGGATTCCAATATCTATATGTGGGGAACTTGCAGCAAAATTTGAGGCAATATCCACTCTAGTTGACAGTGGTATAGGTACACTCAGTGTTGCCCCCTCGCTTATTCCTCAGGTAAAAAATGTGATAAGGGAGTGTTAA
- a CDS encoding Discoidin domain protein, whose amino-acid sequence MWIKWFPWKFVLKRVARAQGFIDPVMLMSRFSQFAQPAEVLAPVELLRAGAVLHARGLINSQVIQHNLDWVWPYWAERQFEPTDPSFVPRAFSISQINLTHRNWTAVGVPGVSETPVVDPRGLVMPFYDSWSIDVWIIAKDGRRLIPSRSAEAKQEVRYENGYRVVTLFDQDGMKLRTSVEVDLRNGLPVCRVESEGKCRGGGYLVVSLRPYNPEGISFIHKIKLMPSAKGWQIDRNQQVWFDQKPSFYRFSNYQRGDVYHWVDSKTEESKKMVSCDVGMATALAAYSIDSRGGSVAVDIPLFSGKTGERKLPVNQGSTELWEKGVKQASKVQFDVNGYGRLYELALRTLILHTSGECYAGPYTYKRFWFRDSAFIVNALVCAGLNERARKVIESYFSRQTSSGYFLSQDGEWDSNGQALWAIMRYCMLGREKPAQNWREPIIKACSWIAEKRRETHILSPFAGLMPSGFSAEHLGLNDHYYWDNFWSVAGLGAGAYLLRELGDEKMADKFMEERKEYMIAIESSLEKVNGTGRGPAMPASPNRRLDSGSVGSLAAGYPLELWEEKDKRVTETADYLYQHCLIDDAFYHDISHSGINPYLSLHIAQVMLRASNPAFSTIMHAISDLASPTGQWPEAIHPQLKTGCMGDGQHTWAAAEWIVMVRNCFIREEKNSLILCQGIFPSYLNQGKTLFFGPAPTKFGPCRVQVSKEEGNGIVVKWSGDWRGEEPDIVVALAGTEGHKVQRGAGFLQLES is encoded by the coding sequence ATGTGGATAAAGTGGTTTCCATGGAAATTTGTTCTTAAGAGAGTTGCAAGAGCGCAGGGTTTTATAGATCCGGTGATGTTGATGTCCCGTTTCAGCCAGTTTGCCCAGCCTGCGGAGGTGTTGGCTCCGGTGGAGCTTTTAAGGGCAGGGGCGGTTCTTCATGCAAGGGGACTTATTAACAGTCAGGTAATTCAGCACAATCTCGACTGGGTGTGGCCTTATTGGGCTGAGCGGCAGTTTGAACCGACTGATCCCTCCTTTGTTCCAAGGGCATTTTCAATTTCCCAGATCAATCTCACCCACAGGAACTGGACCGCTGTTGGGGTGCCCGGGGTTTCAGAAACACCGGTTGTGGATCCGCGTGGTTTGGTGATGCCGTTTTATGATTCATGGAGCATAGATGTGTGGATTATCGCTAAGGATGGGCGGCGGCTTATCCCCTCCAGGTCTGCAGAGGCAAAGCAGGAGGTTCGGTATGAAAACGGCTACAGGGTTGTGACACTTTTTGATCAGGATGGGATGAAACTTCGTACCAGTGTTGAGGTGGACCTTAGAAATGGTCTTCCGGTATGCAGGGTTGAGAGTGAGGGTAAATGCAGGGGAGGAGGTTACCTTGTGGTGTCTCTTCGGCCCTATAATCCCGAAGGGATCTCTTTTATACATAAGATCAAACTGATGCCTTCGGCAAAGGGGTGGCAAATAGACCGTAATCAGCAGGTGTGGTTTGACCAAAAACCCTCCTTTTACCGTTTCTCCAACTACCAGAGGGGGGATGTGTACCATTGGGTTGATTCAAAAACAGAGGAGAGCAAAAAGATGGTGTCCTGTGATGTGGGGATGGCCACTGCACTTGCCGCCTACAGCATAGACTCACGGGGTGGGAGCGTTGCGGTTGATATACCGCTTTTCTCCGGAAAAACCGGTGAGAGAAAACTCCCCGTTAACCAGGGCAGCACTGAGCTTTGGGAAAAGGGGGTTAAGCAGGCTTCAAAGGTTCAGTTTGATGTAAACGGCTATGGCAGACTATATGAATTGGCTCTGAGGACCTTGATCCTTCACACTTCAGGAGAGTGTTATGCGGGCCCCTACACCTATAAGAGGTTTTGGTTCAGAGACAGTGCTTTTATAGTTAATGCCCTTGTGTGCGCAGGGCTTAATGAGAGGGCGCGTAAAGTGATAGAGAGTTACTTTTCACGCCAGACTTCATCAGGTTATTTCCTCTCCCAGGATGGTGAATGGGATTCAAACGGGCAGGCCCTCTGGGCGATAATGCGCTACTGCATGCTGGGTAGGGAAAAACCTGCTCAGAACTGGCGGGAACCGATAATCAAGGCCTGTTCCTGGATTGCCGAGAAACGGAGAGAAACTCATATTCTTTCTCCCTTTGCGGGACTCATGCCTTCGGGGTTCAGCGCTGAGCATCTGGGGTTGAATGATCACTACTACTGGGATAATTTCTGGAGTGTAGCGGGTCTTGGTGCCGGAGCATATCTGCTCAGGGAATTGGGTGATGAAAAGATGGCTGACAAGTTTATGGAGGAGAGAAAGGAGTATATGATCGCCATAGAGAGCTCTTTGGAGAAGGTAAACGGGACCGGACGCGGACCCGCAATGCCGGCTTCTCCAAACCGCAGACTCGACAGCGGGTCGGTGGGTTCTCTTGCTGCAGGATATCCTCTTGAGCTGTGGGAGGAAAAAGATAAAAGGGTTACTGAAACGGCTGATTATCTCTATCAACACTGTCTTATAGACGATGCCTTCTATCACGATATAAGCCACTCCGGCATTAACCCTTATCTGTCGCTTCACATCGCGCAGGTGATGCTCAGAGCGTCCAACCCCGCATTCTCAACAATAATGCATGCCATAAGCGATCTGGCTTCCCCAACCGGTCAGTGGCCTGAAGCAATTCACCCACAGCTTAAAACCGGCTGTATGGGGGATGGTCAGCACACGTGGGCGGCTGCGGAGTGGATAGTAATGGTCAGGAACTGCTTCATTAGGGAGGAGAAAAATTCACTTATTCTCTGTCAGGGGATATTTCCCTCATATCTAAACCAGGGTAAAACCCTCTTCTTTGGGCCAGCACCAACCAAATTCGGCCCCTGCAGAGTTCAGGTCTCAAAAGAGGAGGGCAACGGCATCGTGGTTAAATGGTCGGGAGACTGGAGAGGTGAAGAGCCGGATATAGTGGTGGCACTGGCAGGTACAGAGGGGCATAAGGTTCAAAGGGGAGCGGGTTTTTTGCAACTGGAGAGTTAG
- a CDS encoding Glycosyl transferase, group 1, with the protein MNIIMLTNTFLPFVGGVEKSVDSFSAGLRKLGHRVKIVAPSYKGYNETDENVIRVPALQQFNGTDFSVQLPVPGILKSNLKTFTPHIVHSHHPYLLGDTALRLAAQLRVPVVFTFHTYYERYTHYVPGNSPALRRFVRALATGYANLCDCVIAPSQSVADEIRNRGVVSPMKVIPTGISLSDYSKGDGRGFRKRNGIPSRAFLVGFISRIAQEKNVEFLAKAVKFFLRKNKNAHFLVVGDGPCREKVMGLFAQSEFSDRFHYCSTLCGTDLIDAYHSLDVFSFSSHTETQGLVLTEALAAGVPVVALDVPNVREIVKDKFNGRLVGSENVECFAHNLSWVAERSGVKRAMLRENALSSVKEYDFECCVKKVHDIYADLVSRNYTFRERNDSSWERAMRMIKAELELVRNMTKATGAAIAERRVEGGEADTRKK; encoded by the coding sequence ATGAACATAATTATGCTTACCAATACATTTCTCCCCTTTGTGGGAGGAGTGGAGAAATCGGTAGATTCTTTTTCAGCAGGTTTAAGGAAGTTGGGGCACAGGGTTAAAATTGTTGCCCCCAGTTACAAGGGTTATAACGAAACAGATGAGAATGTAATAAGGGTTCCTGCCCTTCAGCAGTTTAATGGTACCGATTTTTCGGTACAGTTACCTGTTCCAGGCATACTGAAAAGCAATCTCAAAACCTTTACTCCCCATATCGTTCATTCTCACCATCCGTATCTCTTGGGAGATACGGCTCTGAGGCTTGCAGCTCAGCTGAGAGTGCCTGTTGTGTTTACATTTCACACATATTATGAGCGCTACACTCACTATGTTCCCGGAAATTCGCCTGCACTGAGGAGATTTGTTCGTGCCCTGGCTACCGGTTATGCCAATCTTTGTGACTGTGTTATAGCTCCCAGTCAAAGCGTGGCAGATGAAATAAGAAACCGTGGTGTTGTGTCACCAATGAAGGTCATTCCCACCGGTATATCACTATCAGATTATTCCAAAGGGGATGGCAGGGGTTTTAGAAAAAGGAATGGAATCCCATCCAGAGCCTTTTTAGTTGGCTTCATCAGCAGAATTGCTCAGGAGAAAAATGTAGAGTTTCTTGCAAAAGCGGTAAAGTTTTTCCTGAGAAAAAACAAAAATGCACATTTCCTGGTTGTTGGTGATGGTCCATGCAGGGAAAAAGTTATGGGGTTATTTGCTCAAAGCGAATTTTCTGACCGTTTTCACTACTGCTCTACCCTGTGTGGAACCGATCTGATTGATGCATATCACTCACTTGATGTTTTCTCATTCTCTTCTCACACAGAAACACAAGGCCTGGTTCTTACTGAGGCACTGGCTGCGGGTGTTCCTGTTGTGGCACTTGATGTACCCAATGTGCGGGAGATTGTCAAGGACAAGTTTAATGGCAGACTGGTTGGAAGTGAGAACGTGGAGTGTTTTGCTCACAACCTCTCCTGGGTTGCTGAGAGAAGTGGGGTGAAAAGAGCCATGTTGAGGGAAAATGCCCTGAGCAGTGTTAAAGAGTATGATTTTGAATGTTGTGTCAAAAAGGTTCATGATATTTATGCAGATCTTGTGAGCAGAAATTACACCTTCAGGGAACGCAATGACAGCTCATGGGAGAGAGCTATGCGAATGATCAAAGCAGAGCTCGAACTCGTAAGGAACATGACCAAGGCAACAGGAGCTGCAATAGCCGAAAGGAGGGTTGAAGGCGGAGAGGCTGATACCAGGAAAAAATAA